One part of the Lycium ferocissimum isolate CSIRO_LF1 chromosome 8, AGI_CSIRO_Lferr_CH_V1, whole genome shotgun sequence genome encodes these proteins:
- the LOC132066443 gene encoding stress response protein NST1-like yields the protein MSLSGQLLRNQTLKPFFRSISAAGGSAVKSHHNDHEFLQANKYLNSWRKPKDPKEAEAKLAFLRREYAKKVKEVRKEYIQEMEMQRIEKMRKDEAKKEAQRIANEERKVAKAAEKKAKAMEREAAQQEFRKTLLKERQGKLEYWRMREKNFSEKKKEKQDLLRRQSSMWIDEKELEKKALEAIVDTIQL from the exons ATGTCGCTTTCCGGGCAGCTCCTCCGTAACCAAACCCTAAAACCCTTTTTCCGATCAATTTCCGCCGCCGGCGGGTCAGCCGTAAAATCACATCACAATGACCACGAGTTCCTTCAAGCAAACAAGTACCTTAATTCATGGAGAAAACCTAAAGATCCTAAAGAAGCCGAAGCTAAACTCGCGTTTTTACGACGCGAATATGCGAAGAAAGTGAAGGAAGTTAGGAAAGAGTACATACAAGAAATGGAGATGCAGAGGATTGAGAAAATGAGGAAAGATGAAGCGAAAAAGGAAGCGCAAAGGATTGCTAATGAAGAGAGGAAAGTTGCTAAAGCTGCTGAGAAGAAAGCTAAAGCTATGGAAAGAGAAGCTGCTCAACAAGAGTTCCGCAAAACCCTG CTTAAAGAAAGACAGGGAAAGCTTGAATACTGGAGGATGAGGGAAAAGAACTTCtcagagaagaagaaagagaaacaaGATCTTCTACGACGGCAAAGTTCCATGTGGATTGATGAAAAAGAGTTGGAGAAAAAAGCACTTGAGGCTATCGTTGATACTATTCAACTTTGA